Part of the Nicotiana tabacum cultivar K326 chromosome 20, ASM71507v2, whole genome shotgun sequence genome, ACCTTAGACTTTTCTAATCTTGTCTACAACATTTTCTCTGCTAGTTATAAATTATAACATTTTAATTACTTTGTCCTTAGTTAGTAAATACTCAAACCATTATTTAATATTTATGAAGGTTGATTATTTGAATTCTTACAGAACTAATAGTTGTGATTAGTAAGTTAATTCCCTGTGGTATTCGACTCGGGACTTGTAAACCACATTATATTTGTAACGATCGCAAGACCTCTTAGGagacatagttgggcgtgatcattcGACTATATGAATTTCTTCTTATTCATATTTTTCATTTAAACTCGtcttaaaataatattatataaaaataaaaataaaataaatagtactaaAAGTTCTTCACATATTTCAAGAAAGGTATGGGATAAACAAATTATGTGTAAAATTATTTGttatcatgccatatattagAATTAAAATTTGTAATGGTACAATGACAAAAGCAAAAAAATTGGAGAAATATGATTTTTTTAGTATGATCTTTAATTTTTGACTTTTGCTTGCTCAATACAtagaatttcaaaatcaaaagttaAAAATAATACTTATAAAACAAGTAAAGGGTAGCACTTATTAAATTTGATGTTCCGTTCATTGGAAAAACGGGACAAAAATTCAAGATCATTTACTTGGAAGGCTATTTGTGTACTTCACCTGATAAAGGGCCACCAATTAACAATTGCAACTAAGGTTGCTAAAGCCAAGTAGAGTTATTAGATTGTTAAACAACATTAAAAATGGAGGCAAGAAGAGTTAGAAGGCATGTGCTCCAGCCTCTCCAGACCTAATAAATCCAGCATTTGCATATTAGAATGGGCATAGTGCATGTGCGCCACATTTCCAAGGTTTTCGTCAACTAACTTCTTCACCCACGTCGGCTTTAGTAAGAGTGCATATTACGCCCCTTTTCTCCTTAGGTATAAGACATTTTTTATCTGATACAACTATTCGACTTATATAAATTTATTCAGTATTTGTTAGAAAATAAATATATACTATTTAACTTAGATATGAGTTTTTCAATCATCTCTTAAATATTTTATTGCTCTAGACCCGATTGCTTCTCCTTCTGATTTGGCTGAAAGGGTCTTAGAGGTGTTTGGGCTAAGTTTATAAACTGGTCAAATTAGCTTATAAATACTTTTTAGCTTATCTATACGTTTGATAagccaaaatcaaccaaaaatcaTAAGATGTTCACCTTCAACTCATAACTTttcaacttataagcacttttggtttgaccaaattaaatttttactattttatcctcaATAACCTTTTTATAATTCCTAAAATATCGCTACTAAAAGATTTCGCCTAATCCTCTCCATAACTCCATTCTTTCATCTTTTTCCCGACCCCTTTCGAAACCAAGCTGctattcttctccttttttttttaacaagTTGCAATCCCATAGTTAGAATAAATCTGATTCTAGGTAACTATTCTACCGTAAAAGTCAATTTGTTAGAATAAATTGATTTAGGTTGAGAGAGCTGTTTCGTTTGTAAATCATACTTCTTCTCCTTTAATATACAAATTTACCGTCTAACTTTTgatttcaatttaaaattatcTTCAGATTGGTGCTTTATTAGGTGTCaagaataaaaatgaaaaatttccTAATAGCGAGACCGGAAATCTAACGAAAGATAAAATTGCTCAATTTCGAATCCGTAGCAATAAATCAACtgcttttcctttttaaaaagaaaaagaaaaaagaagagctaTACGTTGGAAATGTGGTGTGCACCTTTGGAGAAAAGTGCGTGGATGAGAAGAGCGAAAACAAATGAAAGGATGCCAATGATAATTGATATGGATAAGGGATTTAGACCATTCTGGATTTGGTTGGTTTATAGTTAAAAATACACAAAACACAGAACTTTCCAGCTCTTTTCCAACCAATACCTCGTTCTTGTTCTTGTGTTTTTTATGCAAGAGAAACTCCTAGAACATTTTACTATTACGTAGAATCTTAGCCAGAATCAACTTCCACCTAACACCAAACAAACCACCCCGATATTTAAGACCATTTTGGATTATGCACCTTACTTATTCCCTTAAATTATATCTTTATCCCCAATATTTAGGCATAATCTTgttttgttcaccaaatctccaTCACTAATGCTGATGAATTGGCACTCTCCAATTTCCCTTTTTAGATTCTTTTGAATTTCCAAGACTCTATTTTTATCCATGTGTCAAAGTTTGTGGGACCCGTTTATAACCTAAATGGCAACTGGCACCAACCCCCACCAGTCTTTGAGGTGTGGTGGGCCCCAATTTCCCATACCCACTCCTTCTTTGTACACAAAAATTCAAATGGGGGTGCAATAAAAATGATTGGTCTTTTATGTTGATTATGGTGGGCAATGAGATAATTGTGGGAAACTATTATATTTCAAAGTcttgaattttcttcttcatctcttcaaAGCTAaaaggacccccccccccccaccattTTGGGGGCTTCTTTGAAAAGGATTGCTTGATTTGCCTCCCTTCTTCTAcccttgaaaattgaaaaaaaaattgttcttttttttatatacaaaCACCCTTTTGGGGGTTTAATTATTTGATGAGATTCTTGTTTCTAGATTGAACCTTTCGGAATAGTTGTTGATTGATCAAAGCTTGCTGCTTTCTTGTTTTCTTGAAGAAGGGAGGTGTTAAAACaaaattctttatattttttgtgttaaaaggaagaaaagaaaatgatagtAAGGTGGTGGATAACAGCACTGCAATTGACAGAGCTGTTTGTGAGTTCTTTTGTTCATTTGGCATATGGGTTTTACATATTTAGCACAGCTGTGGCTGGTGATCTTTCCCAGGCTTTAACTGATTCTTTTTACAAGCCTAATAATTTGGAGCCTAACTTAAAAACAGAAGATTCAAAGGCGATTACTACAAGTGCAGAAGATCTGCCTCCCATTGTGTTGGTTCATGGAATCTTTGGTTTTGGAAAAGGGGtatgtcatttttattttcttttctattatggCCTTTGTTTTTTTAGCTCATATTAGGGTTAAAGATTGAATTTTTTGAGGTATAATTATAACATGGCATTGGAATTGTGATGTTTTGTGTAGAGATTAGGAGGGCTTTCATATTTTGCTGGTGCAGAGAAGAAGGATGATAGGGTTCTTGTGCCTGATTTGGGCTCTCTAACTAGCATATATGACAGGTGGGTTGATACTGCTTCAAATCCTTGTTATTTATGTTCTTTGTTGCATGTTGCTGTAATGTTGTTTTGTTCTGTtgtacatgttttttttttttggcaacaTTTGATGGATTTTAGGTTTCAGGGCTCGTGAgttgttttattatttgaaaGGAGGGCAGGTTGATTATGGGGAAGAACATAGTAAGGCCTGTGGACATTCCCAATTCGGACGAATTTATGAACAAGGTTAGAATCTTTTTTTCCTCATTGTTTAGCTTTTTGTAATTTCAATGTTTGTAAATTCATGGTACTAATGAACAAGCTCGAAATTTTTTTGCCTCCTCTGTTTATTTTCGTTGCGTTTTGATGTTTTTGTGAAGTTATGAATGGTTAATTTAGCCTTTCGTACTTTCTTGTAAGCAGGGCATTACCCAGAATGGGATGAAGATCACCCTATTCATTTTGTTGGGCATTCAGCTGGAGCACAGGTTGTTCGAGTTTTGCAACAAATGCTGGCTGATAAGGTGAGTCTGGTTATAATTAATTCATGGAATGCGAGATTTGAAAGAAGTTTGTTGTTAATTCAACGCTTATTGTGATTGTAGGCATTTAAGGGATATGAGAACACGTCTGAGAACTGGGTCTTAAGCATCACATCATTGTCTGGAGCATTCAACGGGACAACAAGAACCTATTTTGATGGAATGCAGTAGGTTTCTGATATCTTATTATCTGTAGTTCACTTATCCCAAAGGAAAATCTTATTTTCTGTTGTTCAACTATATTTGATCTGTTATTGTCGTATCAACAACTAAGTAAGTGCTATCATGGCTGTTCATTATATCAATTGTGCTATTGTCTTAATTTTTACTAATGATCGAGCTTTAAGTAGATGCTATGTTCAGATGCCACTTTAGGTGCCTTCAATTCATTCAACCATTAATTATCATATTGGTATTCAATAATGATCATATGAAGGTTTTAACTTTGTTGTGCTTTCGAATTGCTGTTATCTGTTTGTAGCCTTTTCTTATAAGTTTTATGTTTACCCAAGATTTCCTATGGTTTGCTAAATTCGTGATCTTTATGTACTGAATCAACTGATTTCATTTACAGACCTGAAGATGGGAAGTCCTTGAGGCCTGTGTCTTTGCTCCAACTTTGCCGCATTGGAGTACTAATTTACGATTGGATTGACATTCCATGGCTAAAGAACTATTACAACTTTGGGTTTGACCACTTCAACATATCCTGGAGAAAAATTGGAATATGGGGTCTTCTTGATTGCCTTTTAGGAAATGCTGGTCCATTTGCTTCAGGGGATTGGATACTTCCTGATCTTACCCTTCAGGGGTCGATCAAGTTGAACAGCCACTTGCATACGTTTCCTAATACATACTACTTCAGCTATGCTACCAAGCGTACCGCGAAAGTCATGGGTCTAACAGTCCCTTCTGGCATACTTGGGATACATCCTCTGCTGTTCATCAGAGTCCTGCAAATGAGCCTATGGCGGCATCCTCCAGATGTCCCTCCCCCATATAAAGGATATAGGTGTGTCTTTTGTTTTCTCCTTATTAGTCCATCTCCCATTTACCTGGATATTGATTCAAATATATTGGCAGTTACAATGTAGCAAAAATTTCCAGCAAGGTATCTACTGCAAGTAATAGCCTGTTAGGGCAAGTTTCTAGGAAAAAATAAACTCTTTTGAGTAGTAGCAGATGCTGAATTTCAGTAGATGAAAATAGTAGCTTTtccccaaaagcacttttggaaTCTTGGCCAAGCATAAATTGCTGCTCTAATATTGGCAAAATTTCTGatcaaattgattagccaaacacaaattgctatttttcaaaagtacttttgattaaaagaacacttctcaaaataagcagatttcggaagcttggccaaacaaactATAAGTGTTGTTGCTATGCCACTTATTCTCTGTTTTGAGGTTTTTGCTCTTTGTGCAACAGTGTTTTGTATTGTCCGGACTAGGCTATGAAACTTGGCTATAGGCTCCATGAAATTGATGCATGCAAAAATTCCTTGGATTTACATTCATGAGTAATATGCATTGCACTAACGCCAGTTTCAAATTAAGTATTTAGAAAACCACTTTGAGTGGGTTTCTTATCCTCCCAGCTTTAGCTTTGTATAGCAATTTCGTAGTTGAGCTATTTGACTCCATAGAGCAATCATCTTATGAGGAGTTTGGACTTGCAAATTCTTATCTCAAAAAGATTCAAAACCACCAAACCAATAGATTTTATCCTCCTAGTTACTTCTTAAAGCAATTATCATGTATCCAAACGGAGTGGAACTGCTAAATAACAGTTCTTATACAAACCATACGTAATTTCATCATCTTACGTCTTTCTGTACATCTAATTCTTGCAGGGATGAGGATTGGTGGGGCAATGATGGTGCACTCAACACTATATCTATGACACACCCTCGCTTCCCAGTTGAGCACCCAAGTCAACTGGTTGTTAAAGATTCTGATTGCCAGCCTTTGCGACCTGGCATTTGGTAGGCTACCGGTCTTAAGCTTCTGCTATTATATTTCTTTTGCCAAGTTGCCATTCTGGTATttaacttctttaatttctattatTAGTAAAGCAGTTTTTACCAACACTTCC contains:
- the LOC107829567 gene encoding uncharacterized protein LOC107829567, coding for MIVRWWITALQLTELFVSSFVHLAYGFYIFSTAVAGDLSQALTDSFYKPNNLEPNLKTEDSKAITTSAEDLPPIVLVHGIFGFGKGRLGGLSYFAGAEKKDDRVLVPDLGSLTSIYDRARELFYYLKGGQVDYGEEHSKACGHSQFGRIYEQGHYPEWDEDHPIHFVGHSAGAQVVRVLQQMLADKAFKGYENTSENWVLSITSLSGAFNGTTRTYFDGMQPEDGKSLRPVSLLQLCRIGVLIYDWIDIPWLKNYYNFGFDHFNISWRKIGIWGLLDCLLGNAGPFASGDWILPDLTLQGSIKLNSHLHTFPNTYYFSYATKRTAKVMGLTVPSGILGIHPLLFIRVLQMSLWRHPPDVPPPYKGYRDEDWWGNDGALNTISMTHPRFPVEHPSQLVVKDSDCQPLRPGIWYYKIVEGDHILFIVNRERAGVQFDLIYDSIFERCRKHVFRKNPTMPDHIIS